The Pseudoliparis swirei isolate HS2019 ecotype Mariana Trench chromosome 1, NWPU_hadal_v1, whole genome shotgun sequence genome has a window encoding:
- the nelfe gene encoding negative elongation factor E, with product MVVFPSSLTEEEEALQKKYAKLRKKKKALLALKKQNSTNQTNQSGLKRTLSDQPVVDTATATEQAKMLIKTGAISAIKSENKNSGFKRSRMLEIKLKDPEKGQIPAFLPFQRSVSADEEQPESVKRAQRKSLYESFVSSKDRYRDEEEGGSVSSGREVDRDKERDREPDRERERDRERDRDRDREREMDRDRERDRERDRDPERERERDRSRDPDRERDREQERERERDAPFRRSDSYPERRGVRKGNTVYVYGSGLGEDNLRSSFSQHGTVIDLSMDNPRNCAFITFEKMESADQAVAELNGAMVGDVHIKVSIARKQPMLDAATGKSVWASLAVQNSTKGSYRDKRNQVVYNEDTFL from the exons ATGGTAGTGTTTCCAAGTTCACTgacggaggaagaagaggctCTGCAGAAGAAATATGCTAAACTCAGGAAAAAG AAAAAGGCGCTGCTTGCCTTGAAGAAGCAGAATTCAACCAACCAGACAAACCAGAGTGGATTAAAACGGA CTTTGTCGGACCAGCCTGTTGTTGACACGGCAACGGCGACGGAGCAAGCAAAGATGCTGATCAAGACGGGTGCCATCAGTGCCATTAAGTCAGAGAACAAGAACTCGGGCTTTAAACGCTCTCGAATGCTGGAAATTAAACTCAAG GACCCCGAGAAAGGTCAGATTCCTGCTTTCTTACCATTCCAAAGGAGCGTCTCCGCAGATGAAGAACAACCTGAG TCTGTGAAAAGAGCCCAAAGGAAGTCTCTTTACGAGAG CTTTGTCAGCTCAAAAGACCGATAccgggatgaggaggagggaggcagcGTGTCATCCGGTCGCGAAGTTGACCGAGACAAAGAGCGGGACCGAGAGCCGGATAGAGAGCGGGAAAGAGACAGGGAAAGAGACCGAGACCGGGACCGGGAAAGGGAAATGGATAGAGACAGAGAACGCGACAGAGAACGAGACCGGGACccggaaagagaaagagagagagaccgaagCAGAGACCCGGATCGAGAGCGCGACAGGGaacaggaaagagaaagagaaagagatgcCCCGTTCAGAC GGTCAGATTCGTACCCGGAGCGGAGAGGGGTACGAAAGGGGAATACGGTGTACGTGTACGGCTCTGGGCTCGGCGAGGACAACCTGCGCTCTTCTTTCTCTCAACATGGAACCGTCATCGACCTCTCCATGGACAATCCACGCAA TTGTGCATTCATTACTTTCGAGAAGATGGAGTCTGCAGACCAGGCTGTAGCCGAG CTGAATGGGGCCATGGTGGGAGACGTTCACATTAAAGTCAGCATCGCCAGGAAGCAGCCCATGCTGGATGCTGCCACTGGGAAATCCGTCTGGGCTTCACTGG CGGTGCAGAACAGCACAAAAGGCTCCTACAGGGACAAGAGGAATCAAGTGGTGTACAATGAAGATACTTTCCTGTGA
- the skic2 gene encoding helicase SKI2W — MDRIHVPPAGPADLPLSLLEMGCSGRFELITHPSPEQPLPPQSTLPHGLPPASLSLEREVEKQFLQDAAWLPIHDTDFAFQKFLKVTQREVNVDSLIHCTPSALHSGVSVVRDPTTGMLLDFTEVLLENTGLSAKNSLSLQRQPGPPSESLRGSNTNYPFRPGGMEELTLDQIKTKSDLGKNIDFENDLLRVPPGLKVGMDFTDKDAKIAKAEVTLMSLLSTLDDITDLQPVAEEKEEGKESEEAPKLPRTNSLEDLGVKDVVSSSTPSERGKYEKSKPKEDKEEHKKWAIPVNINAPCDDFYKRIPNPAFKWPFELDVFQKQAVLRLEAHDSVFVAAHTSAGKTVVAEYAIALSQKHMTRTIYTSPIKALSNQKFRDFKNTFGDVGLLTGDVQLSPESSCLIMTTEILRSMLYNGSEVIRDLEWVIFDEVHYINDAERGVVWEEVLIMLPDHVSIILLSATVPNAVEFSDWIGRIKKKNIYVISTTKRPVPLEHYLYTGNSTKTQKEMFLLLDPTGNFLTKGYYAAVDAKKERTSKHAQTFGAKNTSQNTSASQDRSVWLTLLHFLSQRQQTPVVAFTFSRTRCDDNARSLDSMDMTTSIEKAEIHSFFQKSVSRLRGGDRQLPQVLVMRDLLKRGVAVHHSGILPILKEVIEMLFSRGLVKVLFATETFAMGVNMPARTVVFDSIRKHDGTGFRNLLPGEYIQMAGRAGRRGLDPTGTVIILCKAGVHEMADLHVMMLGKPSTLQSQFRLTYTMILNLLRVEALRVTDMMRRSFSENHRDTPTQEKRISQLKQMVSTLPPLDTEGQLSDMLPYYHTVTELRTTTEALQRAILESVNGLKAVSVGRVVLVNNKQHLNALGVILQVSSVAVNRTFTALVLCEKGNEEGEGKGNNTAFRHLFNTALFIPEGPCSHTVQKLTLQDVSAITVKTLKVIPDRIIDNYSKRQQPRFRLDPPGQAISTATQELLRLAEANPSGIATLDPVNDLQLKSVEVVEDTMRRRVLQDGLRDFTCIHSPTFAEQYARVEERMKVQEELDRLLFLVSDQSLSLLPEYHQRIKVLQSLQYVDSSGAVQLKGRVACQISSHELLLTELLFENVLSPLAPEESAALLSCLIFTQKTQVEPHITSTLQAGINRVLSVAKRIGELQRDCEIPQTVEEFVGQFKFGLTEVVYCWARGMPFAEIAQLTDIQEGTVVRCIQRLDEVLKEVRKAARIVGDSVLGSKMEKASLAIRRDIVFTASLYTH, encoded by the exons ATGGATAGGATAC ACGTGCCCCCCGCGGGCCCCGCGGACCTGCCGCTGTCCCTCCTGGAGATGGGGTGCTCCGGCAGGTTTGAGCTCATCACACACCCCTCACCCGAGCAGCCTTTACCTCCACAGAGCACG CTCCCCCACGGGCTTCCTCCCGCCAGCCTGAGcctggagagagaggtagagaaacAGTTTTTGCAGGACGCTGCCTGGCTTCCTATACACGACACAGACTTTGCATTCCAGAAGTTTCTCAA GGTGACTCAGAGAGAAGTTAATGTTGACTCTTTAATCCACTGCACTCCGTCTGCACTTCACTCCGGCGTCTCTGTTGTCAGAGATCCGACCACGGGGATGCTGCTGGACTTCACAGAG GTGTTACTGGAGAACACTGGCCTGTCAGCAAAAAACTCGCTTTCATTACAACGCCAACCCGGGCCTCCTTCAGAGAGCCTCCGTGGAAGCAACACCAACTATCCCTTCCGCCCCG GAGGAATGGAAGAGCTCACTCTGGACCAAATCAAGACGAAATCTGATCTGGGGAAGAACATCGATTTTGAGAATG ATTTACTCAGAGTCCCGCCTGGACTTAAAGTCGGAATGGACTTCACTGACAAAG ATGCCAAAATAGCAAAGGCGGAGGTCACCCTCATGTCCCTCCTGTCCACGTTGGATGACATCACTGACCTGCAACCTGtggcagaggagaaggaggagggcaaAGAAAGTGAGGAAGCTCCCAAACTACCCAGAACCAACAGCCTTGAAGACCTGGGAGTCAAG gATGTTGTGTCATCCTCGACTCCGTCAGAGAGAGGAAAATATGAGAAATCAAAGCCAAAGGAGGACAAAGAGGAACATAAGAAGTGGGCCATCCCTGTCAACATTAATGCACCCTGCGATGATTTCTATAAACGCATTCCCAACCCAGCTTTCAAG TGGCCGTTTGAGCTGGACGTCTTCCAGAAGCAGGCTGTGCTGAGGCTGGAGGCGCACGACTCTGTGTTTGTAGCCGCGCACACATCGGCCGGCAAAACAGTGGTGGCCGAATACGCCATCGCCCTCTCCCAGAAACACATGACAAG GACCATCTACACCTCTCCCATCAAAGCCCTGTCCAATCAGAAGTTCAGAGACTTTAAAAACACCTTTGGAGACGTTGGCCTCCTGACGGGCGACGTCCAGCTCAGTCCCGAGTCTTCGTGTCTCATCATGACCACCGAGATCCTCCG GTCCATGCTTTACAACGGCTCAGAGGTCATCAGGGACTTGGAGTGGGTGATCTTTGACGAGGTTCACTACATCAACGACGCCGAG AGGGGGGTCGTGTGGGAAGAGGTTCTGATCATGCTTCCCGATCACGTCAGCATCATCCTCCTCAGCGCCACCGTGCCGAACGCCGTGGAGTTCAGCGACTGGATCGG TcggataaagaagaagaatatctACGTGATCAGCACTACGAAGAGACCTGTGCCTTTGGAGCATTACCTGTACACCGGGAACAGCACCAAGACTCAGAAAGAGATGTTCCTGCTGCTGGACCCGACGGGGAACTTCCTCACTAAAGG GTACTACGCGGCCGTCGATGCCAAGAAGGAGCGCACCAGCAAACACGCCCAAACATTTGGCGCGAAGAATACATCTCAGAACACCTCAGCCAGTCAG GACCGATCGGTGTGGCTCACtctcctgcacttcctgtcccagcGGCAGCAGACGCCGGTGGTCGCGTTCACCTTCTCGCGGACGCGGTGTGACGACAACGCCCGCTCGCTGGACTCCATGGACATGACCACCTCCATAGAGAAGGCCGAGATTCACTCTTTCTTCCAGAAGAGTGTGAGTCGGCTCCGCGGAGGAGACCGGCAGCTGCCTCAG GTCTTGGTCATGAGGGACCTGTTGAAGAGGGGAGTAGCAGTCCATCACAGCGGGATCCTGCCGATCCTGAAGGAGGTCATCGAGATGCTCTTCTCGCGAGGTCTCGTGAAG GTGCTGTTTGCCACCGAGACGTTTGCTATGGGAGTGAACATGCCGGCTAGGACTGTGGTGTTCGACAGCATCAGGAAACACGACGGGACCGGCTTTAGAAACCTGCTGCCAG GCGAGTATATTCAGATGGCGGGCCGAGCAGGCAGGAGAGGGCTGGACCCCACGGGCACCGTCATCATTCTGTGTAAAGCCGGAGTTCATGAGATGGCAGACCTGCATGTCATGATGCTG GGTAAACCCAGCACCCTCCAGTCCCAGTTCAGACTGACCTACACGATGATCCTCAACCTGCTGCGGGTCGAAGCCCTGCGCGTCACCGACATGATGAGGAGGAGCTTTTCCGAGAACCACAGGGACACTCCG ACCCAAGAGAAGAGGATCAGCCAGCTGAAGCAGATGGTGTCTACTCTGCCTCCTCTGGACACAGAAGGCCAGCTGTCGGACATGTTGCCTTACTACCACACGGTGACGGAGCTGCGAACCACCACCGAGGCCCTCcag CGCGCTATTCTGGAGTCCGTCAACGGGCTGAAAGCTGTGTCTGTGGGTCGAGTTGTGTTGGTGAACAACAAGCAGCATCTCAACGCCCTGGGAGTTATCCtacag GTGTCCAGTGTTGCCGTGAATCGCACCTTCACGGCGCTCGTCCTCTGCGAGAAGGGCAACGAGGAAGGGGAAGGAAAAGGAAACAACACCGCTTTCCGTCACCTCTTCAACACGGCTCTCTTCATACCCGAAG GCCCCTGCAGCCACACGGTGCAGAAGTTGACGCTTCAGGACGTGTCGGCCATCACGGTGAAAACCCTCAAAGTGATTCCCGACAGGATCATCGACAACTACAGCAAGAGGCAGCAGCCACGATtcag GCTCGACCCTCCCGGCCAGGCCATCTCCACGGCGACCCAGGAGCTGCTGCGATTGGCCGAAGCCAACCCCAGCGGCATAGCGACCCTCGACCCCGTGAACGACCTCCAGTTGAAGAgcgtggaggtggtggaggacacCATGAGGCGCCGCGTGCTGCAGGACGGCCTCCGAGActtcacctgcatccactcgCCCACGTTCGCAGAGCAG tatgctcgggtggaggagaggatgaaggtgcaggaggagctggacaggcTGCTGTTCCTGGTGTCCGACCAGTCTCTGTCTCTGCTGCCTGAATACCACCAGAGGATCAAG GTGCTGCAGTCCCTCCAGTACGTGGACAGCAGCGGGGCGGTGCAGCTGAAGGGCCGCGTGGCCTGTCAGATCAGCAGCCACGAGCTGCTGCTGACCGAGCTGCTGTTCGAGAACGTCCTGAGCCCGCTGGCGCCCGAGGAGAGCGCCGCCCTGCTGTCCTGCCTGATCTTCACGCAGAAGACGCAGGTGGAGCCGCACATCACCAGCACACTGCAGGCG GGCATCAACCGGGTGTTGTCAGTGGCCAAGCGTATCGGAGAGCTGCAGA
- the LOC130199012 gene encoding zinc finger and BTB domain-containing protein 12-like isoform X2 — MERLCFRLPGHGDTTLKHLNTLRSRQHFCDITIVTSDNLTFKGHKVVLAACSPFLRDQFLLNPSPKLQVSMLYSSTVVCDLLQSCYTGVLQFNPEEIVNYLTAASYLQMEHIVERCRGALKKYMHVKTPSSPKMTSEESQARLLIGSIHPVSSPPSNRPSPVHSHSPVVRSAEDDDDLSAQDGSQHHNGSPMMDERCIKVNASSEEEAARQDNCDVYRVYVNEEEWINRAAEMERGDPSYEFPDYPETDGVVMGGEGSDYDFNPKEEDLSMGGLSVEGLSAFRRRLPNPKIVRGRGRGRGRGRGFKRKQLVSSQEKRPPGMANHQDLWYLATSGMGAGLGLDYSQEGLKTENYISVEPPKLEFGMDDPHGVKVTSMDGDGLSHSALEESGCDAGEGSSGLTTVGTNEGGDESVPVVGSTSSVTGPVICEHCGMTFPSVHSLAVHSRSTHLLYTCPCCGKHFHHSANLNRHMAVHRGTGKTHQCPLCYKTFTQKSTLIDHMNLHSGERPHRCAYCHARFAHRPALRRHLKEQHGKTTGQNSLHEQEEREREEASRRIREEEQECLVTEQES, encoded by the exons ATGGAGAGGCTGTGTTTCCGGTTACCGGGCCACGGGGACACGACCCTTAAGCACCTGAATACACTGAGGTCCCGCCAGCACTTCTGCGACATCACCATTGTGACCAGCGACAACCTGACATTCAAAGGACATAAGGTGGTGCTGGCTGCCTGCTCGCCCTTCTTGAGGGACCAGTTCCTCCTCAACCCGTCCCCAAAGCTTCAG GTGTCGATGCTGTACAGCTCCACGGTGGTGTGTGATCTGCTTCAGTCGTGTTACACTGGCGTCCTGCAGTTTAACCCAGAGGAGATTGTCAACTACCTAACTGCTGCCAGCTACCTACAGATGGAGCATATTGTGGAGCGCTGCCGAGGGGCACTGAAGAAGTACATGCATGTAAAAACCCCCAGTTCACCGAAG ATGACTTCAGAGGAGAGTCAGGCTCGACTGCTGATTGGCAGCATTCATCCGGTGAGCTCTCCTCCCTCCAACCGGCCCTCCCCTGTGCACTCACACAGCCCTGTGGTGCGCTCAgcggaggacgacgacgacctGTCTGCCCAGGACGGCAGTCAACACCATAATGGAAGTCCCATGATGGATGAGCGATGCATTAAG GTAAATGCATCCAGCGAGGAGGAAGCAGCCAGACAGGACAACTGTGATGTGTACCGAGTGTACGTCAATGAAGAAGAGTGGATCAATAGGGCCgcggagatggagagaggagatccGTCTTATGAATTTCCGGATTACCCGGAGACAGACGGTGTCGTGATGGGAGGAGAAGGGAGTGATTACGACTTCAATCCAAAAGAAGAGGACCTCAGTATGGGGGGACTTTCAGTGGAGGGGCTTTCCGCATTCAGGCGCAGGCTACCCAACCCTAAAATTGTCCGcggcagagggagagggaggggcagggggcggggctttaaGAGGAAGCAGTTGGTGTCATCACAGGAAAAAAGACCCCCGGGCATGGCTAACCACCAGGATTTGTGGTACCTGGCGACTTCAGGGATGGGTGCGGGTTTAGGCTTGGACTACAGCCAAGAGGGGCTCAAGACGGAAAACTACATCTCGGTCGAACCCCCCAAGTTGGAGTTCGGCATGGACGACCCGCACGGAGTAAAGGTCACTTCCATGGACGGCGACGGTTTAAGCCACTCCGCCCTGGAAGAATCCGGTTGCGACGCCGGCGAGGGGAGCTCGGGTCTGACGACGGTTGGAACAAACGAGGGGGGGGACGAGTCCGTCCCCGTGGTGGGGTCCACTTCAAGTGTGACTGGGCCTGTAATCTGCGAGCACTGCGGCATGACGTTCCCCTCCGTCCACTCTCTCGCGGTCCACTCACGCTCCACTCACCTGCTGTACACCTGTCCCTGCTGCGGCAAACACTTCCACCACTCTGCCAACCTCAACCGGCACATGGCCGTGCACCGGGGCACCGGCAAAACCCACCAGTGCCCCCTGTGCTACAAGACGTTCACCCAGAAATCCACCCTGATAGACCACATGAACCTCCACAGCGGCGAGCGACCGCACCGCTGCGCATACTGCCACGCCCGCTTCGCCCACAGGCCCGCCTTGCGGCGCCACCTGAAGGAACAACACGGCAAAACCACGGGGCAGAACTCGCTGcacgagcaggaggagagggagagagaggaggcgagtaGGAGAATaagggaggaagagcaggaatgCCTGGTTACTGAACAGGAGTCATAG
- the LOC130199012 gene encoding zinc finger and BTB domain-containing protein 12-like isoform X1 translates to MERLCFRLPGHGDTTLKHLNTLRSRQHFCDITIVTSDNLTFKGHKVVLAACSPFLRDQFLLNPSPKLQVSMLYSSTVVCDLLQSCYTGVLQFNPEEIVNYLTAASYLQMEHIVERCRGALKKYMHVKTPSSPKMTSEESQARLLIGSIHPVSSPPSNRPSPVHSHSPVVRSAEDDDDLSAQDGSQHHNGSPMMDERCIKSSFLSQVNASSEEEAARQDNCDVYRVYVNEEEWINRAAEMERGDPSYEFPDYPETDGVVMGGEGSDYDFNPKEEDLSMGGLSVEGLSAFRRRLPNPKIVRGRGRGRGRGRGFKRKQLVSSQEKRPPGMANHQDLWYLATSGMGAGLGLDYSQEGLKTENYISVEPPKLEFGMDDPHGVKVTSMDGDGLSHSALEESGCDAGEGSSGLTTVGTNEGGDESVPVVGSTSSVTGPVICEHCGMTFPSVHSLAVHSRSTHLLYTCPCCGKHFHHSANLNRHMAVHRGTGKTHQCPLCYKTFTQKSTLIDHMNLHSGERPHRCAYCHARFAHRPALRRHLKEQHGKTTGQNSLHEQEEREREEASRRIREEEQECLVTEQES, encoded by the exons ATGGAGAGGCTGTGTTTCCGGTTACCGGGCCACGGGGACACGACCCTTAAGCACCTGAATACACTGAGGTCCCGCCAGCACTTCTGCGACATCACCATTGTGACCAGCGACAACCTGACATTCAAAGGACATAAGGTGGTGCTGGCTGCCTGCTCGCCCTTCTTGAGGGACCAGTTCCTCCTCAACCCGTCCCCAAAGCTTCAG GTGTCGATGCTGTACAGCTCCACGGTGGTGTGTGATCTGCTTCAGTCGTGTTACACTGGCGTCCTGCAGTTTAACCCAGAGGAGATTGTCAACTACCTAACTGCTGCCAGCTACCTACAGATGGAGCATATTGTGGAGCGCTGCCGAGGGGCACTGAAGAAGTACATGCATGTAAAAACCCCCAGTTCACCGAAG ATGACTTCAGAGGAGAGTCAGGCTCGACTGCTGATTGGCAGCATTCATCCGGTGAGCTCTCCTCCCTCCAACCGGCCCTCCCCTGTGCACTCACACAGCCCTGTGGTGCGCTCAgcggaggacgacgacgacctGTCTGCCCAGGACGGCAGTCAACACCATAATGGAAGTCCCATGATGGATGAGCGATGCATTAAG TCTTCGTTTCTGTCGCAGGTAAATGCATCCAGCGAGGAGGAAGCAGCCAGACAGGACAACTGTGATGTGTACCGAGTGTACGTCAATGAAGAAGAGTGGATCAATAGGGCCgcggagatggagagaggagatccGTCTTATGAATTTCCGGATTACCCGGAGACAGACGGTGTCGTGATGGGAGGAGAAGGGAGTGATTACGACTTCAATCCAAAAGAAGAGGACCTCAGTATGGGGGGACTTTCAGTGGAGGGGCTTTCCGCATTCAGGCGCAGGCTACCCAACCCTAAAATTGTCCGcggcagagggagagggaggggcagggggcggggctttaaGAGGAAGCAGTTGGTGTCATCACAGGAAAAAAGACCCCCGGGCATGGCTAACCACCAGGATTTGTGGTACCTGGCGACTTCAGGGATGGGTGCGGGTTTAGGCTTGGACTACAGCCAAGAGGGGCTCAAGACGGAAAACTACATCTCGGTCGAACCCCCCAAGTTGGAGTTCGGCATGGACGACCCGCACGGAGTAAAGGTCACTTCCATGGACGGCGACGGTTTAAGCCACTCCGCCCTGGAAGAATCCGGTTGCGACGCCGGCGAGGGGAGCTCGGGTCTGACGACGGTTGGAACAAACGAGGGGGGGGACGAGTCCGTCCCCGTGGTGGGGTCCACTTCAAGTGTGACTGGGCCTGTAATCTGCGAGCACTGCGGCATGACGTTCCCCTCCGTCCACTCTCTCGCGGTCCACTCACGCTCCACTCACCTGCTGTACACCTGTCCCTGCTGCGGCAAACACTTCCACCACTCTGCCAACCTCAACCGGCACATGGCCGTGCACCGGGGCACCGGCAAAACCCACCAGTGCCCCCTGTGCTACAAGACGTTCACCCAGAAATCCACCCTGATAGACCACATGAACCTCCACAGCGGCGAGCGACCGCACCGCTGCGCATACTGCCACGCCCGCTTCGCCCACAGGCCCGCCTTGCGGCGCCACCTGAAGGAACAACACGGCAAAACCACGGGGCAGAACTCGCTGcacgagcaggaggagagggagagagaggaggcgagtaGGAGAATaagggaggaagagcaggaatgCCTGGTTACTGAACAGGAGTCATAG